A genomic segment from Ignavibacteriales bacterium encodes:
- a CDS encoding pyruvate, phosphate dikinase — MAQTKYVYYFGGKKAEGKSEMKSLLGGKGANLAEMVNIGLPVPAGFTITTEVCTAYYKNKKKYPKELEKQVKDALAKVEKQMGAKFGDLENPLLLSIRSGARASMPGMMETILNAGLNNQTREALIKKTGNPRFVYDSHRRLIQMYSDVVMEKAAGIEPEEGKGVRQQLEKELHNMKEARGAKADTDLTADDLKELIEIYKAKVQEVLGKPFPEDPMEQLWGAVSAVFQSWMGKRAISYRKIEGIPDEWGTAVNVQSMVFGNMGDTSATGVAFTRNPATGENYFYGEWLTNAQGEDVVAGIRTPNPINEVGKSEHTEHLESLETAMPKTYMELHIIQRMLERHYHDMLDVEFTIQDGTLYMLQCRVGKRNGPAAVKMALDMYKEKIITKEEAVMRVQPSQLDELLHPIIDPAVEITTKAVAKGLPAGPGGASGQVVFSANDAVAWAKDGKKVILVREETNPEDIEGMRSAQAILTARGGMTSHAALVARGWGKCCIVGAGTIKMNYNEKYFTVGDVTIKEGDWLTLNGSKGTVYLGELPMIKAAEENPDFQLFMKLCDDVRKLRVRTNADTPEDAARARAFGAEGIGLFRTEHMFYGKNSEEPLFKLRKMIHSNTLAERKAALDELFPHVKHDVKGTMAAMDGYPVTFRTLDPPLHEFVPTRVDEREKLASSLGISLEELNKRADALHENNPMMGHRGVRLGITYPEISEMQIRAIFEATAELLQEGKKPFPEIMIPVTCHVNEINHQYEIVTRVHTEVCAKFGLKKIAHLTGTMIEIPRACLTADKIAETAQFFSFGTNDLTQMGFGFSRDDIGGFLPEYLEKKILPEDPFQSIDQEAIGKLMEIAVEGGRGTRPDLKIGICGEHGGEPRSVEFCHKIGLNYVSCSPFRVPIARLAAAQAAVKDMKKAKPAKASSKKTVAKKAAPKKKVVVKKKVSKKK; from the coding sequence ATGGCTCAAACAAAATATGTTTACTACTTTGGCGGTAAAAAAGCCGAGGGTAAATCAGAAATGAAATCGCTGCTTGGTGGTAAAGGTGCTAATCTTGCAGAGATGGTTAACATTGGACTCCCTGTACCTGCAGGATTTACAATAACCACAGAAGTATGTACGGCATACTACAAGAACAAGAAAAAATATCCTAAAGAACTTGAAAAACAAGTTAAAGATGCTCTTGCAAAAGTTGAAAAGCAAATGGGTGCTAAGTTTGGTGATTTAGAAAATCCATTGTTACTATCAATTCGTTCAGGGGCACGTGCTTCTATGCCAGGTATGATGGAAACAATTCTGAACGCAGGCCTAAATAACCAAACTCGAGAAGCACTCATTAAAAAAACAGGTAACCCAAGATTTGTTTATGATTCACATCGCCGCTTAATCCAAATGTACAGTGATGTTGTTATGGAAAAAGCTGCCGGCATCGAACCAGAAGAAGGTAAGGGCGTTAGACAGCAATTAGAAAAAGAGCTTCACAATATGAAAGAAGCTCGCGGAGCTAAAGCTGATACAGATTTAACAGCCGATGATTTAAAAGAACTAATCGAAATCTACAAAGCAAAAGTTCAGGAAGTTTTAGGAAAACCTTTTCCTGAAGATCCAATGGAACAACTTTGGGGTGCTGTTTCTGCTGTATTCCAAAGCTGGATGGGCAAACGTGCTATCTCTTACAGAAAAATAGAAGGAATTCCTGATGAATGGGGAACAGCAGTTAACGTTCAATCAATGGTATTTGGAAATATGGGTGATACTTCTGCAACCGGTGTCGCGTTTACTCGAAACCCTGCAACTGGAGAAAATTATTTTTATGGTGAATGGCTAACAAACGCACAGGGTGAAGATGTTGTTGCTGGAATCAGAACTCCAAATCCAATTAATGAAGTTGGCAAGAGTGAACATACAGAACACCTTGAATCACTTGAAACAGCAATGCCAAAAACATATATGGAGTTACACATCATCCAGAGAATGTTAGAAAGACATTATCACGATATGCTTGATGTTGAGTTTACAATACAGGATGGTACACTTTATATGTTACAGTGCCGTGTAGGAAAAAGAAATGGACCTGCAGCTGTAAAGATGGCTCTTGATATGTACAAAGAAAAAATTATCACAAAAGAAGAAGCTGTTATGCGCGTTCAACCTTCACAGCTTGATGAATTACTTCACCCAATTATTGATCCTGCTGTTGAAATTACAACAAAGGCGGTTGCAAAAGGATTACCTGCTGGGCCAGGCGGCGCATCAGGACAAGTTGTTTTTTCTGCTAATGATGCTGTTGCATGGGCAAAAGATGGTAAAAAAGTAATTCTTGTTCGTGAAGAAACAAATCCGGAAGACATTGAAGGAATGCGTTCTGCACAAGCAATTTTAACTGCTCGTGGTGGAATGACTTCGCACGCTGCACTTGTTGCTCGTGGTTGGGGCAAATGCTGTATCGTTGGTGCAGGTACTATTAAAATGAATTACAATGAAAAATATTTTACTGTAGGTGATGTTACAATTAAAGAAGGTGATTGGCTTACATTAAACGGATCTAAAGGAACTGTTTACTTAGGCGAATTGCCAATGATTAAAGCTGCTGAAGAAAATCCAGATTTCCAATTATTTATGAAGTTGTGTGATGATGTTAGAAAATTAAGAGTTAGAACAAATGCGGATACTCCTGAAGACGCAGCACGTGCAAGAGCATTCGGCGCTGAAGGTATCGGACTTTTTAGAACAGAGCATATGTTCTATGGAAAAAATTCTGAAGAACCATTATTCAAACTTCGTAAGATGATTCACTCTAACACTCTTGCTGAAAGAAAAGCAGCATTGGATGAATTATTTCCACATGTAAAGCACGACGTAAAAGGAACAATGGCTGCAATGGATGGATACCCTGTAACATTCAGAACACTTGATCCACCGCTTCATGAATTTGTTCCAACAAGAGTTGATGAAAGAGAAAAACTTGCTTCAAGTCTTGGAATATCACTTGAAGAATTAAATAAACGTGCTGATGCACTTCACGAAAATAATCCTATGATGGGACACCGTGGTGTGCGATTGGGAATTACTTATCCTGAAATTTCTGAGATGCAGATTCGTGCTATATTTGAAGCAACGGCAGAATTATTACAAGAAGGAAAGAAACCTTTTCCAGAAATAATGATTCCTGTTACTTGCCATGTAAATGAAATCAATCATCAGTATGAAATAGTAACAAGAGTTCATACCGAAGTTTGTGCAAAATTTGGATTAAAGAAAATTGCTCATTTAACAGGAACAATGATTGAAATTCCACGTGCATGTTTAACAGCTGATAAAATTGCCGAAACAGCACAGTTCTTTTCATTCGGTACAAATGATCTTACTCAAATGGGATTTGGATTTTCCCGTGATGATATAGGTGGATTTTTACCTGAATATCTTGAAAAGAAAATTTTACCAGAAGATCCTTTCCAATCAATTGATCAAGAGGCAATTGGGAAGTTGATGGAAATTGCTGTTGAAGGCGGACGCGGTACAAGACCGGATTTAAAGATCGGTATTTGTGGCGAGCATGGTGGTGAACCAAGATCAGTTGAGTTCTGTCATAAAATCGGATTGAATTATGTAAGCTGTTCACCATTCCGGGTTCCGATTGCAAGATTAGCAGCGGCACAAGCTGCTGTTAAAGATATGAAGAAAGCAAAACCTGCTAAAGCTTCATCTAAAAAAACAGTTGCAAAAAAAGCTGCACCTAAAAAGAAAGTTGTAGTAAAGAAAAAAGTATCTAAGAAGAAATAA
- a CDS encoding ABC transporter permease, translating into MKKEFYLAITKRILSSILVLFLLVTFIFLLVRLAPGDPTQKFISPRLSPQLADNVTRSFGLDQPIYTQYFSFVKNLFLGDFGISYNYRQPAFTVVRDYFLFTLVFSSISFVIQLLLGYLLAKYSYSNRGKFSDRLFSKLSIIAFSLPSFVIGLVLVYIFSVMLNILPTSGISSIYKDDLNFFEKLYDYSLHMILPMITLSYAGVAVFYKYLRDNLETVENSAFITSLRANGFTEKEIFKNHLLPNAIQPLISIAGIEFGVLLGGALLTEVIFSLPGMGRLTVNAIFNRDFPLVTACSFIAGFMMIISNLLADLIKIKMDKRFIKELIN; encoded by the coding sequence ATGAAAAAAGAATTTTATTTGGCAATTACAAAAAGAATTTTAAGCTCCATTCTTGTCCTTTTTTTATTAGTAACTTTTATTTTTTTACTAGTAAGATTAGCTCCTGGTGATCCGACTCAAAAATTTATTTCTCCACGATTAAGTCCGCAACTTGCTGATAATGTTACCCGATCATTTGGTTTAGATCAACCTATTTATACACAGTACTTTTCGTTTGTTAAAAATTTATTCTTGGGTGATTTTGGAATATCTTATAACTATCGGCAGCCTGCATTTACAGTAGTAAGAGACTATTTCCTTTTTACGCTGGTCTTTTCATCAATCAGTTTTGTTATACAATTGTTGCTGGGATATTTGCTTGCAAAATATTCTTATAGTAATCGAGGTAAATTTAGCGATAGATTATTTTCAAAACTTTCAATCATAGCATTCTCATTACCATCATTTGTAATTGGATTAGTTCTGGTTTATATCTTTTCAGTTATGTTAAATATTCTCCCAACTTCTGGTATAAGTTCAATATATAAGGATGATTTAAACTTTTTTGAAAAACTATATGATTATTCACTTCATATGATTTTACCAATGATTACACTTTCATACGCAGGTGTTGCCGTATTCTACAAATATTTAAGAGATAATTTAGAAACAGTAGAGAATTCCGCTTTTATAACAAGTTTAAGAGCAAATGGATTTACTGAAAAAGAAATATTTAAAAATCATTTACTGCCAAATGCAATTCAACCTTTAATTTCAATAGCAGGAATTGAGTTTGGAGTTTTACTCGGCGGTGCATTACTTACAGAAGTTATTTTTTCTTTGCCAGGAATGGGGAGATTAACAGTTAACGCAATTTTCAATCGTGATTTTCCACTTGTAACAGCGTGCAGCTTTATAGCAGGTTTTATGATGATTATTTCAAATCTATTAGCAGATCTTATAAAAATAAAAATGGATAAAAGATTTATTAAAGAGCTAATTAATTAA
- a CDS encoding ATP-binding cassette domain-containing protein, with amino-acid sequence MNDIILNVEDITYSVNKKNNFSGYESVEILKNISFEVERGKVLGISGQSGSGKSTLAKILAGVFPQTSGSIQRNFKNDWSKSLPKPLQILFQNDGELINPFRKVNAVLNEAYEIKLKGKKNCTLEIDQLFSRFNLNPQLKEHKGSQLSGGEKQRIALARIIITEPEILILDEPFASQDVESQLSILNIINKLNEELNLTIICISHDLNILKHFSDNLLIMYNGKIVESGFTKNVIEYPQNEYTKFLLSAQYLNLTEIDIQSFHNNYEQN; translated from the coding sequence ATGAATGATATAATTCTAAACGTTGAGGATATTACTTATTCTGTAAATAAAAAAAATAATTTTTCAGGGTATGAGTCTGTTGAAATATTAAAAAACATTTCCTTTGAAGTTGAAAGAGGAAAAGTGTTGGGCATTTCAGGTCAATCCGGCAGCGGTAAATCAACACTAGCGAAAATATTAGCTGGGGTTTTTCCACAAACTTCTGGTTCGATTCAAAGGAATTTTAAAAATGATTGGAGTAAATCTTTACCAAAACCTTTGCAAATATTATTTCAAAATGATGGAGAGTTAATCAATCCATTTAGAAAAGTGAATGCTGTTTTAAACGAAGCTTATGAAATAAAATTAAAAGGAAAGAAAAATTGCACTTTAGAAATTGATCAACTTTTTTCTCGATTCAATCTAAATCCGCAATTAAAAGAACATAAAGGATCACAATTAAGCGGTGGAGAAAAGCAGCGCATTGCTCTTGCAAGAATTATTATCACTGAACCGGAGATTTTAATTTTAGATGAACCTTTTGCTTCGCAGGATGTTGAATCACAATTGAGCATTTTAAATATTATAAATAAACTTAATGAAGAACTCAATCTTACGATTATTTGTATCTCACATGATCTTAATATTTTAAAACATTTTTCTGATAATCTTTTAATTATGTATAACGGAAAAATTGTTGAAAGCGGATTTACCAAAAATGTGATAGAATATCCCCAAAACGAATACACGAAATTTTTACTAAGTGCTCAATATCTAAATCTTACCGAAATAGATATTCAATCCTTCCATAATAACTATGAGCAAAACTAA
- a CDS encoding ABC transporter ATP-binding protein — translation MLNVDIENIILNNNNTTSRELLRDIKFKITENKIYTVLGKNGSGKSTLIKSLTGLFNTELYKIIGSVFWFDENIFKMDYLRLLELRKKEIKYVLQNLTNNFDPLKKIKYYFENSGLDAHTITAKLKEFLLPDYQTISDLHSYEISGGMAQRLSLMLAMLSNPKLLILDEPTSAIDYANINLIKLKLLDFKNAGGSALIVTQDINFAKEVSDKLAFLQDNKLSAFAESEIFFRDDEQKSYSDFLKSFKVMQ, via the coding sequence ATGCTGAATGTTGATATAGAAAATATTATCCTTAACAACAATAATACTACAAGCAGAGAACTTCTGCGCGATATAAAATTCAAGATTACTGAAAATAAAATTTATACCGTGCTTGGTAAAAATGGCAGCGGAAAATCTACATTAATAAAATCGCTTACAGGCTTATTCAATACAGAGCTTTATAAAATAATTGGTAGCGTTTTTTGGTTTGATGAAAATATTTTTAAAATGGATTACCTTCGTTTACTTGAACTGCGTAAAAAAGAAATTAAATATGTTTTGCAGAATTTAACAAATAATTTTGATCCACTAAAAAAAATAAAATATTATTTCGAAAACTCAGGACTTGATGCACACACTATTACAGCAAAACTAAAAGAATTTTTACTTCCTGATTATCAAACAATTTCAGATCTTCATTCGTATGAAATTAGTGGCGGAATGGCTCAGCGATTAAGTTTAATGTTAGCAATGCTATCCAATCCAAAACTTTTAATTTTAGATGAACCGACTTCAGCAATTGATTATGCAAATATTAATTTAATAAAACTTAAACTTCTGGATTTTAAAAATGCAGGTGGTTCTGCACTAATTGTTACACAGGATATTAATTTTGCAAAAGAAGTTTCTGATAAATTAGCGTTTTTGCAGGATAATAAGCTAAGTGCTTTTGCCGAGTCAGAAATCTTCTTTAGAGATGATGAGCAAAAGTCTTACAGTGATTTTCTTAAATCCTTTAAAGTGATGCAATGA
- the lpxK gene encoding tetraacyldisaccharide 4'-kinase, protein MKVLKIILSPFVFLYGFIISIRNLFFDKSVLKTEKVNAKVISIGNINVGGSGKTPLVIYISNLLIKSGYKVGVLSRGYGRKSSGYKLVSKGNEILTPVEECGDEIYHTALECKVAAAVSENRVKGAKRLIDETGIDSIVLDDAFQHRWIAREVDLVVIDQSFVNSKNYFLHNLLPAGDLREGFDSLKRADAIILNRKFLDREEINSEMKNHFEGKTIFTAYYKAINFVDVMRKIEYNIDDFKGQESLVVSGIANPASFLNVLNKVHVNTQNQLVFRDHKNYTLKEVQQIRNAFYKTNSHSVVTTEKDAVKLSRFKRELDDIEIFYLKINLCMDGEESFKQYLINKLNNAS, encoded by the coding sequence GTGAAAGTTTTAAAAATAATATTAAGCCCATTTGTTTTTCTTTATGGGTTTATAATTTCTATCAGAAATTTGTTCTTTGATAAATCTGTTTTAAAAACTGAAAAAGTAAACGCAAAAGTCATTTCCATTGGGAACATAAATGTAGGCGGATCTGGTAAAACACCGCTTGTAATTTATATTTCTAACTTATTAATAAAATCCGGCTACAAAGTTGGAGTTTTAAGCAGAGGTTACGGAAGAAAATCAAGTGGATATAAACTGGTTTCTAAAGGAAATGAAATTTTAACTCCTGTTGAAGAGTGCGGTGATGAAATTTATCATACTGCTTTAGAGTGTAAAGTTGCTGCAGCAGTTTCTGAAAATCGCGTTAAAGGTGCAAAAAGGTTAATTGATGAAACAGGAATCGATTCAATAGTTTTAGATGATGCATTTCAGCATAGATGGATTGCACGTGAAGTTGATCTTGTAGTTATTGATCAGAGCTTTGTGAATAGCAAGAATTATTTTTTACACAATCTTTTGCCGGCGGGTGATTTAAGAGAAGGATTCGATTCACTCAAAAGAGCTGACGCTATTATCCTTAACAGAAAATTTCTTGATAGAGAAGAAATTAATTCTGAAATGAAAAATCATTTTGAAGGGAAAACAATCTTCACCGCATATTATAAAGCAATAAACTTTGTTGATGTGATGAGAAAAATCGAATATAATATTGATGACTTTAAAGGACAGGAAAGTTTAGTTGTTTCTGGAATAGCTAACCCGGCATCTTTTCTAAATGTATTAAATAAAGTTCATGTTAATACACAGAATCAACTGGTTTTTAGAGATCACAAGAACTACACATTAAAAGAAGTACAGCAAATAAGAAATGCATTTTATAAAACTAATTCTCACTCAGTTGTAACCACTGAAAAAGATGCGGTAAAGCTTTCTAGATTTAAAAGAGAACTTGATGATATTGAAATATTTTATCTAAAAATAAACTTGTGTATGGATGGTGAAGAATCATTCAAACAGTATTTAATTAATAAACTAAATAATGCTTCGTAA
- the ispD gene encoding 2-C-methyl-D-erythritol 4-phosphate cytidylyltransferase: MTTIAIIPAGGKGLRSGSATPKQYLKVNSKPIIVYTLQIFQKNKFIDTIIISAEPEYFNLLIRLIKKFKISKATLIVEGGTTRQNSVHNAVLSADAEPSDLIVVHDAARALLPDAVLTNAIKLAKKKGNALVCINAKDTLIKGNKVVDEYLNRDEVYYVQTPQIFKYKDLFKAMTLAEKENYIGTDESILIKRSGKKVNIVDGSVFNFKITTKEDVELFKKLKN; the protein is encoded by the coding sequence ATGACAACAATAGCAATTATTCCCGCTGGTGGAAAAGGTTTACGGAGTGGCTCAGCCACTCCTAAACAATATTTAAAAGTAAATAGCAAACCAATAATTGTTTACACACTTCAAATCTTTCAAAAGAATAAGTTTATTGATACGATAATCATCTCGGCAGAACCTGAATATTTCAATCTTTTAATACGACTTATAAAGAAATTTAAAATTAGCAAAGCCACACTTATTGTCGAAGGCGGAACAACAAGACAGAATTCTGTTCACAACGCTGTTCTTTCTGCTGATGCTGAGCCAAGTGATTTGATAGTTGTACACGACGCTGCCCGAGCTTTATTACCAGATGCAGTTTTAACTAATGCGATTAAATTAGCAAAGAAAAAAGGCAATGCACTTGTGTGTATCAATGCAAAAGATACTCTTATAAAAGGGAATAAAGTTGTTGATGAATATTTAAATCGTGATGAAGTCTATTATGTGCAAACACCACAAATATTCAAATATAAAGATTTATTTAAAGCAATGACCCTTGCTGAGAAAGAAAACTATATTGGAACTGATGAATCAATACTTATAAAAAGAAGTGGTAAGAAAGTAAACATTGTTGATGGTTCAGTTTTTAATTTTAAGATTACTACTAAGGAAGATGTTGAGTTATTTAAAAAGTTGAAAAATTAG
- a CDS encoding ABC transporter permease, translated as MISKIKIWHFLLLLILLIVVLRFNYLLKLFDLFFAIIQSLVNKTENVLAQLNFSVVDSILSLLLIILLSILLISSKKIKKLLSKQLKLSSSVLLILAMCFLFAPIITMQHPDFQKNIAVTKLLPPLSSVSYIELNELSIKSNDNKLKILIDELIPKSYNKNQIFIDSFFVNDTFKYYQSGVEYEIKKSELKNIFNHPVIKSKMFLLGSDEYGRDVFTRIVYGSRISLLVGFGAVLVSFVLGLSFAFIAVERGKYLNIFLSRLTDLFLSFPTIFLVVLIIALFGSNIFSIIIVLGFSGWMSLFKIAKSEMLSIKNKEYYLSAKLIGLKNSKLLIKEILPAILVPISVNLIFQLGNVILAESALSYLGLGTGIKYPSWGSMIEAGQEYIMQSWWLIFIPGFVLILSLLSINEAGRNINNHLNPAAK; from the coding sequence ATGATTTCAAAAATTAAAATATGGCACTTTCTTCTATTACTCATTTTGTTAATAGTAGTTTTAAGATTTAATTATCTATTAAAGTTATTCGATTTATTTTTTGCAATAATTCAATCACTTGTGAATAAAACCGAAAATGTTCTTGCTCAGCTTAATTTTTCGGTTGTCGATAGTATTCTTTCTTTATTATTAATCATATTGCTATCAATTTTACTAATTAGCTCAAAGAAAATTAAAAAACTACTTTCAAAGCAATTAAAATTATCTAGCTCTGTTCTATTGATTCTCGCGATGTGTTTTTTATTTGCTCCAATCATAACTATGCAACATCCGGATTTCCAAAAAAACATTGCAGTTACAAAACTTCTTCCTCCATTATCATCAGTTTCTTACATTGAATTAAATGAACTATCCATAAAATCAAATGATAACAAATTAAAAATTTTAATTGATGAATTAATCCCAAAATCATATAATAAAAACCAAATTTTTATAGATAGCTTTTTTGTGAATGATACTTTTAAATACTATCAATCAGGTGTTGAGTATGAGATTAAAAAAAGTGAATTAAAAAACATTTTTAATCATCCAGTTATAAAATCAAAGATGTTTTTGTTAGGATCAGATGAATACGGAAGAGATGTTTTTACAAGGATTGTTTATGGTTCAAGAATATCCTTGTTGGTCGGATTTGGAGCGGTTCTTGTCTCATTTGTTTTGGGACTGAGTTTTGCGTTTATTGCAGTAGAAAGAGGTAAATATTTAAATATATTTTTAAGCAGACTTACAGATTTGTTTCTTTCTTTTCCGACAATATTTTTGGTTGTTCTTATTATAGCTTTATTTGGAAGTAATATTTTTTCTATCATTATAGTATTAGGATTTTCCGGCTGGATGAGCTTATTTAAAATAGCAAAGAGTGAAATGCTATCAATAAAAAATAAAGAGTATTATTTATCAGCAAAGTTAATTGGATTAAAGAACAGTAAGTTGCTGATCAAAGAAATATTACCTGCTATTCTTGTTCCAATTAGTGTTAACTTAATCTTTCAACTTGGCAATGTTATATTAGCTGAATCTGCTCTAAGCTATCTAGGATTAGGAACGGGAATCAAGTATCCATCCTGGGGCTCAATGATTGAAGCAGGACAAGAATACATAATGCAATCCTGGTGGTTGATTTTTATTCCTGGTTTTGTTCTTATTCTTTCTTTGTTAAGTATCAATGAAGCGGGAAGGAATATCAACAACCATCTTAACCCCGCAGCAAAATAA
- the queA gene encoding tRNA preQ1(34) S-adenosylmethionine ribosyltransferase-isomerase QueA: MKLSDFKYNLPKTAIAKYPVSPRDKSKLLVVHKETGEMEDKKFTDVIDYMEKGDVLVVNETRVFQARLFGKKEKTQAKIEVFLLRELNKDDCIWDVIVDPARKVRIGNKIYFDNNLWCEVIDNTTSRGRTVRFNQPGNVFQAVEKIGLTPLPPYIKRDPEPKDKENYQTVYAKVDGAVAAPTAGLHFTTKLLEKIEKKGIHIVPVILHIGLGTFRPVEVEDLTKHKMDSEYYEISAHTSDVVNKAMHAKHNIIVVGTSACRALETSTTADGFLKPGRGWTDKFIYPPHVFHITQKLITNFHSPESTLLMLASALGDTEVIMKAYKKALKDKYRFLSYGDAMMIV, translated from the coding sequence ATGAAGCTATCAGATTTCAAGTATAACTTGCCAAAAACTGCCATTGCAAAGTACCCGGTTAGTCCGCGTGATAAATCAAAATTATTGGTTGTTCATAAAGAAACCGGCGAGATGGAAGATAAAAAGTTTACTGATGTGATTGATTATATGGAAAAAGGTGATGTACTTGTTGTAAACGAAACAAGAGTGTTTCAGGCAAGATTGTTTGGAAAGAAAGAAAAAACTCAGGCTAAGATTGAAGTTTTTCTTTTAAGAGAACTAAATAAAGACGATTGTATCTGGGATGTAATTGTTGACCCTGCAAGAAAGGTTAGGATTGGCAACAAAATCTATTTTGATAACAACCTTTGGTGTGAGGTAATTGATAATACAACATCAAGAGGCAGGACGGTTCGATTTAATCAGCCTGGGAACGTGTTTCAGGCAGTTGAAAAAATTGGATTAACGCCACTTCCTCCTTATATAAAACGTGATCCTGAACCAAAGGATAAAGAAAACTATCAAACAGTTTATGCAAAAGTTGATGGTGCTGTTGCTGCTCCTACAGCAGGTCTGCATTTTACAACAAAGCTGCTTGAAAAAATTGAGAAGAAAGGAATTCATATTGTTCCTGTAATTCTTCATATAGGCTTAGGAACTTTTAGACCTGTTGAGGTTGAAGATTTAACCAAACATAAAATGGATTCTGAGTATTATGAAATATCTGCACATACATCAGACGTTGTGAACAAGGCAATGCACGCTAAACATAATATTATTGTAGTAGGTACAAGCGCTTGTCGTGCTTTAGAAACAAGCACAACTGCTGATGGCTTCCTAAAACCCGGACGAGGCTGGACCGATAAATTTATTTATCCACCTCACGTATTTCATATTACACAAAAGCTTATCACAAATTTTCATTCGCCGGAATCAACTTTGCTGATGCTTGCAAGTGCACTTGGTGATACTGAAGTGATAATGAAAGCATACAAGAAAGCACTAAAAGATAAGTATCGCTTTTTAAGTTACGGCGATGCTATGATGATAGTATGA
- the ybaK gene encoding Cys-tRNA(Pro) deacylase, with translation MSKTNAIRIVESHNVKYETIAYQVDENDLSGEVVALKIGADPDSVFKTLVCIGDKSGHIVFCVPVTQELELKKAAAVSGNKKVKMIKFKDLFQLTGYIRGGCSPIGMKKLFPTYIDETAQLFTEICISAGVRGMQIKLSSEDLLIFTNGVYADLI, from the coding sequence ATGAGCAAAACTAACGCAATTAGAATCGTGGAATCACACAATGTAAAGTATGAAACAATTGCTTACCAAGTTGATGAGAATGATTTAAGCGGAGAAGTTGTTGCTTTAAAAATTGGTGCGGATCCGGATTCTGTATTTAAAACTCTTGTATGTATTGGAGATAAATCGGGGCATATTGTTTTTTGCGTTCCTGTTACTCAGGAACTAGAACTTAAAAAAGCTGCTGCGGTAAGCGGAAATAAAAAAGTTAAAATGATAAAATTTAAAGACTTGTTTCAGTTAACCGGATACATTCGCGGCGGCTGCTCTCCAATCGGAATGAAAAAACTATTCCCAACGTACATAGATGAAACCGCACAATTGTTTACTGAAATTTGTATTAGCGCGGGTGTAAGAGGAATGCAAATAAAATTAAGCTCTGAGGATTTATTAATATTCACTAATGGCGTTTACGCGGATTTGATTTGA